From the Acidobacteriota bacterium genome, one window contains:
- the gcvT gene encoding glycine cleavage system aminomethyltransferase GcvT, translating to MSDGTLRRTPLYEAHRAAGGKLVPFAGWEMPVQFSGLMEEHRAVRTAAGLFDVSHMGEIRVWGRGAESFLQALTPNDVARLQDGRAHYSGLLTERGTYLDDLLVYRRGEGEYLLVVNAANRQSDFAHIAARAAQHEGVEVADHSDDYALLALQGPKAVEILAPLASFDVAGLRYYGFGEGEVDGVQALISRTGYTGEDGYELYVAPQDAIAVWNRLMAQGESSGLLPAGLGARDTLRLEAAMALYGHELDDTTTPFEAGLGWVVKIDKGEFLGRQALVDQKAAGVPRKLIGFEVTGKGIAREGHGVLVDGRAVGTVTSGTWSPTFEKALGLAYVEADAAAIGGEISLEVRGRSIPARQVETPFYRRPKG from the coding sequence ATGTCCGATGGAACCCTGAGACGGACCCCCCTGTACGAAGCCCACCGTGCGGCAGGCGGCAAGTTGGTGCCCTTCGCCGGCTGGGAGATGCCGGTGCAGTTCAGCGGCTTGATGGAAGAGCATCGCGCGGTGCGAACCGCCGCCGGCCTGTTCGACGTTTCGCACATGGGCGAGATCCGAGTCTGGGGCCGCGGTGCCGAGAGCTTCTTGCAGGCGTTGACTCCCAACGATGTCGCTCGCCTGCAGGATGGCCGAGCCCACTACAGCGGACTGCTGACGGAGCGCGGCACCTACCTCGACGATTTGCTGGTCTACCGGCGTGGTGAGGGCGAGTACCTGCTGGTGGTCAACGCCGCCAATCGGCAGTCCGACTTCGCCCACATCGCTGCTCGAGCGGCGCAGCACGAAGGGGTCGAGGTCGCCGATCACTCGGACGATTACGCTCTCCTCGCCCTGCAGGGGCCGAAGGCGGTGGAGATCTTGGCACCGCTGGCCTCCTTCGACGTCGCCGGCCTGCGCTACTACGGCTTCGGCGAAGGCGAGGTGGACGGCGTTCAGGCCCTGATCTCTCGCACCGGCTACACCGGTGAAGACGGTTACGAGCTCTACGTCGCGCCGCAAGACGCGATCGCCGTCTGGAACCGCTTGATGGCACAGGGCGAGTCTTCCGGCTTGCTGCCGGCCGGCCTCGGCGCCCGCGACACCCTGCGCCTGGAGGCCGCGATGGCGCTCTACGGTCACGAGCTCGATGACACCACCACCCCCTTCGAGGCGGGCCTCGGCTGGGTGGTCAAGATCGACAAGGGAGAGTTTCTCGGCCGCCAGGCGCTGGTCGATCAGAAGGCGGCCGGAGTGCCGCGCAAGCTGATCGGTTTCGAGGTCACCGGCAAGGGCATCGCGCGCGAGGGGCACGGCGTGCTGGTCGACGGCCGTGCCGTCGGCACGGTGACCAGCGGTACCTGGAGTCCGACCTTCGAGAAGGCGCTCGGCCTGGCCTATGTCGAAGCCGACGCCGCCGCCATCGGTGGCGAGATCAGCCTCGAAGTGCGCGGCCGGAGCATTCCGGCGCGCCAGGTGGAAACGCCGTTCTATCGCCGGCCCAAGGGCTAG
- a CDS encoding Spy/CpxP family protein refolding chaperone, with amino-acid sequence MTRKLLFSTLILTLLVPAVVGASPFGGGEEAFARGQRGGSLFGPIPLARLARFLELTEDQVTAIRQIAEDTRDAGAPTRDELRTARTDLRTLLEGDSPDATTVGETVLAMHDLRQDLQDLRQGARDAALEELTDEQRDRLQDLLDRRGERPRRGARGAFGAAPEAAF; translated from the coding sequence ATGACTCGAAAGCTCTTGTTCTCGACCTTGATCTTGACCCTCCTGGTGCCGGCCGTCGTCGGCGCCTCACCCTTCGGCGGTGGCGAAGAAGCCTTCGCCCGCGGTCAGCGCGGCGGCAGCCTCTTCGGCCCCATCCCGCTGGCGCGCCTGGCGCGCTTCCTCGAGCTCACCGAGGATCAGGTGACGGCGATTCGTCAGATTGCCGAAGACACTCGCGATGCCGGGGCGCCGACGCGCGACGAGCTGCGCACGGCCCGTACCGACCTACGAACCCTGCTCGAGGGCGATAGCCCGGACGCCACCACCGTCGGTGAGACGGTGCTGGCGATGCACGACCTGCGGCAGGATCTCCAGGACCTCCGTCAGGGGGCCCGGGATGCGGCCCTCGAAGAGCTCACGGACGAGCAGCGCGATCGCCTCCAGGACCTGCTCGATCGTCGCGGTGAGCGGCCCCGTCGGGGCGCCCGGGGAGCCTTCGGGGCGGCCCCGGAAGCGGCCTTCTGA
- a CDS encoding response regulator transcription factor, with protein MAKERILIVEDDSDIAEVLRYNLEKEDYRVEIVPRGDDALEAARSRAPDLMVVDLMLPGMDGLDLTRILKRNPETERIPIVMLTAKAEEIDRIVGLELGADDYIPKPFSPREVVLRIKAVLRRFVPEPEATETLNLGAIALDIPGHRLTVRGDEVTLTATEFRLLKLLMERRGRVQSRSRLLSDVWGYADGIDSRTVDTHIRRLRRKLADEADRIETIIGVGYRLRP; from the coding sequence GTGGCGAAAGAACGAATTCTCATCGTCGAAGACGACTCCGATATCGCCGAGGTTCTGCGTTACAACCTCGAGAAAGAGGACTATCGGGTCGAGATCGTGCCCCGCGGCGACGACGCCCTGGAGGCTGCCCGCTCGCGCGCCCCGGATCTGATGGTGGTCGACCTGATGCTCCCCGGCATGGACGGTCTCGACCTCACCCGAATCCTCAAGCGCAACCCCGAGACCGAGCGCATCCCGATCGTCATGCTGACCGCCAAGGCGGAAGAGATCGATCGCATCGTGGGCCTCGAGCTGGGCGCCGACGACTACATCCCAAAGCCATTCAGCCCGCGCGAAGTGGTGCTGCGTATCAAGGCCGTCCTGCGCCGCTTCGTTCCGGAACCAGAGGCGACGGAGACTCTCAACCTCGGCGCCATCGCGCTCGATATTCCGGGACATCGCCTGACGGTGCGAGGCGACGAGGTGACCCTCACCGCCACCGAGTTCCGCCTTCTCAAGCTGCTGATGGAGCGCCGCGGCCGGGTACAGTCGCGCAGCCGACTGCTGAGCGACGTCTGGGGCTACGCCGACGGCATCGACAGCCGCACCGTCGACACCCATATTCGGCGACTGCGCCGCAAGCTCGCCGACGAAGCGGATCGCATCGAGACCATCATCGGCGTTGGCTACCGACTGCGCCCCTGA
- a CDS encoding ATP-binding protein: MARPRFSLKLRLAPLWPVLSAGLVAALLIAVLLPRLLAEYTAERLLTAARTLQKEVASRLNETGQRPLHRWVHEISAESELRITVVRPDGQVIADSARSGSQLEAMDNHAQRPEIQQAAEEGWGWSLRDSSTTLRRYVYVALAVPAKGDQQAFILRVAEPLAELSGARNRLFGILAFAAFAALGVTAGHSWWVDRRLFRPLAELIAGARELADGRYDHRLAAPRAQELAQLSRSLNRLAQSVEEQIDAVADERDHLQAILSSTSEGVMVIDGRGKTALVNPAFRDIFGIEQEATGRYPLEVVRNPEIEGTLNEALERGKAGIRQIEIPPPRPRTVTLAADALDTESGGAVLTARDTTEYTRLTIMRREFVANVSHELKTPLAAIRGYAETLRDGALEEAATAERFVVRILEQCHRLQALLDDLLVLSRLESVEAPFEKRTFEVGHLVDRATEVLRGAADARRVTLHIEPCDAGAARALLRGDEVSLERMLVNLLDNAIKYNHQGGSVHLSYGIDDGAIVFTVQDTGLGIPEESQPRIFERFYRVDKGRSRDAGGTGLGLAIVKHVVQGHDGQIEVDSSVGEGTRFRVTIPRNLDTEDPKADSGAALDGDTA, translated from the coding sequence ATGGCTCGCCCGCGCTTTTCGCTCAAGCTACGTCTCGCCCCCCTTTGGCCGGTGCTGTCCGCCGGCCTGGTCGCTGCGCTGTTGATCGCTGTGCTGCTGCCCCGCCTGCTCGCCGAGTACACCGCCGAGCGCTTGTTGACCGCCGCTCGCACCCTCCAGAAGGAGGTCGCCTCCCGACTGAACGAGACCGGCCAGCGGCCGCTCCACCGCTGGGTCCACGAAATCAGCGCCGAGAGCGAGCTGCGCATCACCGTGGTCCGGCCGGACGGCCAAGTGATCGCCGACAGTGCTCGCAGCGGCTCGCAGCTCGAAGCCATGGACAACCACGCCCAACGGCCGGAGATTCAGCAGGCCGCAGAAGAAGGTTGGGGTTGGTCCCTGCGCGACAGCTCGACAACTCTGCGTCGCTACGTCTACGTCGCCCTCGCCGTGCCCGCCAAAGGCGACCAGCAAGCCTTCATCCTGCGTGTGGCCGAACCCCTGGCCGAGCTCAGCGGAGCACGCAACCGCCTCTTCGGCATTCTCGCCTTTGCGGCCTTCGCGGCCCTCGGCGTCACCGCCGGCCACTCCTGGTGGGTCGATCGCCGCCTGTTTCGCCCCCTCGCCGAGCTCATCGCCGGCGCCCGCGAGCTCGCCGATGGGCGGTACGATCATCGCCTGGCGGCGCCCCGCGCTCAGGAGCTGGCGCAGCTATCCCGCTCCCTCAACCGCCTCGCCCAGAGCGTCGAAGAGCAGATCGACGCCGTCGCCGATGAGCGGGATCACCTGCAAGCCATCCTGTCGAGCACTTCCGAAGGGGTGATGGTGATCGACGGTCGCGGCAAGACCGCCTTGGTCAACCCGGCGTTTCGGGACATCTTCGGCATCGAGCAGGAAGCCACCGGACGCTATCCCCTCGAGGTGGTGCGCAATCCCGAGATCGAGGGCACCCTCAACGAAGCCCTGGAAAGGGGCAAGGCCGGTATTCGGCAGATCGAAATTCCGCCGCCGCGACCGCGCACCGTCACCCTCGCCGCCGACGCCCTCGACACCGAGTCCGGCGGCGCCGTGCTGACCGCTCGCGACACCACCGAGTACACCCGCCTCACCATCATGCGGCGCGAGTTCGTCGCCAACGTCTCCCATGAGCTCAAGACGCCGCTGGCGGCGATCCGCGGCTACGCCGAGACGCTGCGCGACGGCGCCCTCGAAGAGGCCGCCACCGCCGAGCGCTTCGTGGTCCGAATTCTCGAGCAGTGCCACCGCTTGCAGGCCTTGCTCGACGATCTACTGGTGCTCTCCCGCCTCGAGAGTGTCGAAGCGCCTTTCGAAAAGCGAACCTTCGAAGTCGGCCACTTGGTCGACCGAGCCACCGAGGTCCTGCGCGGCGCCGCCGACGCCCGCCGCGTCACCCTCCACATCGAGCCCTGCGATGCCGGGGCCGCCCGCGCCCTCCTCCGCGGCGACGAGGTCAGCCTGGAGCGCATGCTGGTCAATCTGCTCGACAACGCCATCAAGTACAACCACCAGGGCGGCAGCGTTCACCTCTCCTATGGCATCGACGACGGCGCGATCGTGTTCACCGTCCAGGATACCGGCCTCGGCATTCCGGAAGAGTCGCAGCCGCGCATCTTCGAGCGCTTCTACCGCGTCGACAAAGGTCGTTCCCGCGATGCCGGCGGCACCGGCCTCGGCCTCGCCATCGTCAAGCACGTGGTTCAGGGGCACGACGGCCAGATCGAGGTTGACAGCAGCGTCGGCGAGGGAACGCGCTTCCGGGTCACCATTCCCCGCAACCTGGACACCGAGGATCCGAAAGCCGACTCGGGAGCTGCTCTCGACGGCGACACCGCCTGA